A genomic window from Triticum urartu cultivar G1812 chromosome 7, Tu2.1, whole genome shotgun sequence includes:
- the LOC125520983 gene encoding uncharacterized protein LOC125520983, which translates to MVGFGSLAPKTKNLVVGGGLTGFVFGVYYYTMRAVGSTDELQVAIDKFEDLKKKDADTNPAAHPSTPGSS; encoded by the coding sequence ATGGTGGGATTCGGTAGCCTTGCTCCCAAGACCAAGAACCTGGTGGTGGGCGGTGGGTTGACGGGGTTCGTCTTTGGGGTGTACTATTACACCATGAGAGCAGTCGGCAGCACTGATGAGCTGCaggtcgccatcgacaagttcgaAGACCTGAAGAAGAAGGACGCCGACACCAACCCTGCCGCACACCCCTCCACCCCAGGCTCATCGTAG